Proteins encoded in a region of the Dorea longicatena genome:
- a CDS encoding class I adenylate-forming enzyme family protein, protein MPITDILEKNCRLYGDDVALVEINPEMPETKRTTWKEFDLIEPSRAAYYRREITWNVFNEKANRFANLLIERGIKKGEKVGILLMNCLEWLPIYFGILKTGALAVPLNFRYSADEIKYCVELAEIDILVFGPEFIGRVEEIADEISKGRLLYFVGDGCPGFAEDYNAHTANCSSQSPKIDVNDDDEAAIYFSSGTTGFPKAILHNHESLMHAAKAEQNHHGQTKDDVFLCIPPLYHTGAKMHWFGSLLTGGKAVLLKGTSPKTILQAVSEEHCTIVWLLVPWAQDLLLALDNKELDIADYDLDQWRLMHIGAQPVPPSLIKHWKEYFPHHQYDTNYGLSESIGPGCVHLGVDNIDKVGAIGKAGYGWEAKIIDEQGETVKQGETGELAVKGPGVMTCYYRDPKATAEVLHDGWLYTGDMAMEDEDGFIFLVDRKKDVIISGGENIYPVQIEDFLRTNEAILDVAVIGLADHRLGEISAAIIELKPGVECTEEDIQEFCKKLPRYKRPRKIIFADVPRNPTGKIEKPKLREKYGATHLVAAQNQG, encoded by the coding sequence ATGCCGATTACAGATATATTGGAGAAAAACTGCCGCCTGTACGGAGACGACGTTGCGCTGGTAGAGATTAATCCGGAGATGCCGGAGACAAAAAGAACTACATGGAAGGAGTTTGATCTGATTGAACCTTCACGCGCGGCTTATTATAGAAGAGAGATCACATGGAATGTATTTAACGAAAAGGCAAACAGATTTGCCAATCTTCTGATTGAAAGAGGAATCAAAAAAGGAGAAAAAGTGGGGATTCTCCTGATGAACTGTCTGGAATGGTTGCCAATTTATTTCGGAATTCTGAAGACCGGAGCATTGGCTGTACCACTGAACTTCCGTTATTCTGCGGATGAGATCAAATATTGCGTGGAACTTGCGGAGATTGATATTCTGGTGTTCGGACCGGAGTTCATCGGACGAGTAGAAGAGATTGCAGATGAGATCAGCAAAGGACGTCTGTTATATTTTGTAGGAGACGGATGTCCGGGATTTGCCGAGGATTATAATGCACATACGGCGAACTGTTCCAGTCAGTCTCCGAAGATTGATGTCAATGATGACGATGAGGCAGCAATTTATTTCTCATCAGGAACAACAGGATTCCCGAAGGCAATCTTACATAACCATGAATCCCTGATGCATGCAGCAAAAGCAGAGCAGAATCATCACGGACAGACGAAGGATGATGTATTCTTATGTATTCCACCGTTATATCATACCGGGGCCAAGATGCACTGGTTCGGAAGTCTTCTGACGGGAGGAAAAGCAGTATTGTTAAAAGGAACAAGTCCGAAGACAATCTTACAGGCAGTATCGGAAGAACACTGTACTATTGTATGGCTGTTGGTTCCGTGGGCGCAGGATCTTCTGCTTGCACTGGACAATAAGGAACTGGATATTGCAGATTATGATCTGGACCAGTGGAGACTGATGCATATCGGTGCACAGCCGGTACCACCAAGCCTGATCAAACACTGGAAAGAATACTTCCCGCATCACCAATACGACACGAACTATGGTCTGAGCGAATCCATCGGGCCTGGATGTGTACATCTTGGCGTGGATAATATCGATAAAGTCGGTGCGATCGGTAAAGCCGGATATGGATGGGAAGCTAAGATTATCGATGAACAGGGCGAGACGGTAAAACAGGGCGAGACCGGAGAACTTGCGGTCAAAGGACCAGGCGTCATGACCTGTTACTACAGAGATCCGAAGGCAACAGCAGAAGTTCTGCATGACGGATGGCTGTATACCGGAGACATGGCGATGGAAGACGAAGACGGATTTATCTTCCTTGTTGACCGTAAGAAAGATGTCATCATCAGTGGTGGTGAGAATATCTATCCGGTACAGATTGAAGACTTCTTACGTACCAATGAAGCTATTTTGGATGTGGCGGTTATTGGACTTGCAGATCACAGACTGGGAGAAATTTCAGCAGCAATCATTGAACTGAAACCGGGAGTTGAATGTACAGAAGAAGATATTCAGGAATTCTGTAAGAAACTTCCGAGATATAAGAGACCTCGTAAGATCATCTTTGCAGATGTTCCGCGTAATCCTACCGGAAAGATTGAAAAACCAAAGCTTCGCGAAAAATACGGAGCAACACATCTGGTTGCGGCACAGAACCAGGGATAA
- a CDS encoding YoaK family protein: MNWIYNHKRALLHVNLAFIGGLTGAYAILVRGGNFGAAQTMNLIEMVLNFTEMNLTDAFLRLAIFILYGLAIIAAFLIGEHFTSVKSYIALAVEAVCIWIAGIIPTSVNPLIALFPVFILNAYQWQAFTTPECYNSSTIFSTNNYKQTLLAWTRYHMIHDLAQKKRALLFTNTLILFHLGVLVGYFAVEYLGAHGIWVAFVPLVTAVGLVIPVGEEQVVKDVEATLKEGIHRTEEVVVRKV, encoded by the coding sequence ATGAATTGGATATATAATCATAAACGTGCATTACTGCATGTCAATCTTGCATTTATCGGCGGACTGACCGGTGCTTATGCCATCTTAGTCCGTGGCGGCAATTTTGGTGCCGCACAGACCATGAATCTGATTGAAATGGTCCTAAACTTTACGGAAATGAACCTGACGGATGCCTTCCTTCGTCTGGCTATTTTTATTTTATATGGCCTTGCGATCATTGCCGCATTTTTAATCGGCGAACATTTTACCTCTGTAAAATCTTATATCGCACTGGCGGTAGAGGCCGTCTGCATATGGATCGCAGGGATCATTCCGACATCGGTCAATCCCCTGATCGCACTGTTCCCTGTATTCATCCTGAATGCATACCAGTGGCAGGCTTTTACCACTCCGGAATGTTATAACAGTTCCACGATCTTTTCAACGAATAATTACAAGCAGACACTTCTTGCATGGACCAGATATCATATGATACATGATCTGGCTCAGAAGAAACGGGCATTGCTTTTTACGAACACGCTGATTCTCTTCCATCTGGGGGTTCTGGTTGGATATTTTGCGGTAGAATACCTCGGAGCTCACGGAATATGGGTTGCGTTTGTTCCACTTGTTACCGCTGTAGGGCTGGTGATTCCGGTTGGTGAGGAGCAGGTTGTAAAGGATGTTGAAGCAACATTAAAAGAAGGAATTCACAGGACGGAGGAAGTCGTTGTTCGGAAGGTTTGA
- a CDS encoding MOSC domain-containing protein, producing the protein MNQKKGVIRGICISPRRGTAKYPVETAKIVPDWGIEEDAHGGKWHRQISLLALEKIEAFREKGADVDFGAFGENLIVEGFDLRNVPVDSEIRIGDAVRLKVTQIGKECHSHCAIYQRMGDCIMPREGIFAEVLTGGMIRVGDCVEVVMPQEDRPYSVAVITLSDKAFAGERDDLSGPAIEKILKDSEEKDHIRFDIKETILLPDGEEGLKKQLIRLADQRQVDLILTTGGTGFAQRDMTPEATIAVCDRMANGIADAIRNYSMTITDRAMFSRAVSGLRKKTLIINLPGSPKAVTEALEYILPKLPHGLDVLRGNVQECGRK; encoded by the coding sequence ATGAATCAGAAGAAAGGCGTGATCAGAGGAATCTGTATCAGTCCCAGAAGAGGAACTGCCAAGTATCCGGTAGAAACGGCAAAGATCGTGCCGGACTGGGGCATTGAAGAAGATGCACATGGCGGAAAATGGCACAGACAGATCAGTCTTCTTGCACTGGAGAAGATTGAAGCATTCCGGGAAAAGGGAGCGGATGTAGATTTTGGGGCATTTGGAGAAAATCTGATCGTAGAGGGATTTGATTTAAGAAATGTTCCGGTTGATTCCGAAATACGGATCGGAGATGCAGTCAGGCTGAAAGTCACACAGATTGGAAAGGAATGCCACAGCCACTGTGCGATCTATCAGCGGATGGGAGACTGTATTATGCCAAGAGAAGGCATTTTCGCAGAAGTACTGACAGGTGGAATGATCCGTGTGGGTGACTGTGTGGAAGTCGTAATGCCGCAGGAAGACCGCCCATACAGTGTAGCCGTGATCACGCTGAGTGACAAAGCATTTGCCGGAGAACGAGATGACCTAAGCGGTCCGGCAATAGAAAAGATATTAAAAGACAGTGAAGAAAAAGATCATATCAGATTTGACATAAAAGAGACCATTCTTCTGCCGGATGGTGAAGAAGGATTAAAGAAACAGCTGATCCGTCTGGCGGATCAGAGACAGGTTGACCTGATCCTGACAACAGGCGGGACAGGATTTGCCCAAAGAGACATGACGCCGGAGGCCACGATCGCTGTCTGCGACCGGATGGCAAACGGAATTGCAGATGCGATCCGTAATTATTCGATGACGATCACAGACCGTGCAATGTTCAGCCGGGCAGTGTCGGGACTGCGGAAGAAGACACTCATTATCAATCTTCCGGGGAGCCCGAAAGCAGTGACGGAAGCACTGGAGTATATTCTTCCGAAACTTCCTCATGGACTGGATGTCCTGAGAGGAAATGTACAGGAATGTGGCAGAAAATAA
- the moaC gene encoding cyclic pyranopterin monophosphate synthase MoaC has translation MGEFTHFNEQGHAVMVDVSEKADTMREATAMGRIRMSKECFEKVKTGGMKKGDVLGTARIAGIMGAKRTSELIPLCHILNLSKVTVEFEYIEETCEIEARCTTKTVGKTGVEMEALTGVQVALLTIYDMCKAVDKGMCMTGIRLLKKTGGKSGIWEADRETEL, from the coding sequence ATGGGAGAATTTACGCATTTCAATGAACAGGGGCATGCAGTGATGGTCGATGTCAGTGAAAAAGCAGACACGATGCGTGAGGCAACGGCAATGGGAAGAATCCGCATGTCGAAGGAATGTTTTGAAAAAGTAAAGACGGGTGGAATGAAAAAGGGAGATGTCCTGGGAACTGCAAGGATTGCAGGAATCATGGGGGCGAAGAGAACATCAGAGCTGATCCCGTTGTGCCATATCCTGAACCTGAGCAAGGTTACAGTGGAATTTGAATATATAGAGGAAACCTGTGAGATTGAAGCACGGTGTACGACGAAGACGGTCGGGAAGACCGGTGTAGAGATGGAAGCACTTACCGGAGTTCAGGTGGCACTGCTTACGATTTATGATATGTGTAAGGCGGTCGACAAAGGCATGTGCATGACCGGTATCCGTTTATTGAAAAAAACAGGTGGAAAAAGCGGCATATGGGAAGCTGACCGGGAGACGGAGCTATGA
- a CDS encoding molybdopterin molybdotransferase MoeA — MEPSRVTLEEAQELFQICMPGIKKEEKPAADCLGQILAEPVYAAVTQPPFPRSAMDGFALRSRDVCGADLEHPVTLEVAGCVYAGQKTELILEPHQAVRIMTGAMIPEGADCVVKQEDTDYVRIADPDPDRKTIKIYNNVGPGENYCPKGEDFSAGELLAEAGLLVNSYLLAAVTSAGVRDITVYRRLRAAVITTGDELQNADTSLEPGKIYDANGIWLCARLREMGCEILQYETAGDDRDKITDKISEVLKEADLILTTGGVSVGDKDLVPDVIESLNGRVLFHGIRVKPGMPTMLSVVEDIPVLSLSGNPFAVAALFELLAGGYLADRAEEVYTQKKETKVLRQTFVKTGKPKRIVKGKCDEEGVFLPQIQRNGQLKNGIGSNCLVVFPEGERTYPEGEKVQVIWI, encoded by the coding sequence GTGGAACCATCCCGAGTGACACTTGAAGAGGCACAGGAATTATTTCAAATCTGTATGCCGGGAATAAAAAAAGAAGAAAAACCGGCAGCAGACTGTCTGGGACAGATTCTGGCAGAGCCGGTATATGCGGCAGTAACCCAGCCGCCGTTTCCAAGGTCAGCGATGGATGGATTTGCACTGAGAAGCCGGGACGTCTGCGGGGCAGATCTTGAGCATCCGGTTACCTTGGAAGTTGCCGGGTGTGTGTATGCGGGACAAAAGACAGAGCTTATACTGGAACCACATCAGGCAGTCCGGATCATGACCGGAGCAATGATACCGGAAGGAGCAGACTGTGTAGTAAAACAGGAAGATACGGATTATGTAAGAATAGCAGATCCGGATCCGGACAGGAAAACAATCAAAATTTATAATAATGTGGGACCGGGAGAAAATTACTGCCCGAAAGGAGAAGATTTTTCTGCCGGGGAATTGCTGGCAGAAGCCGGACTTTTGGTGAATTCTTATCTGCTGGCTGCAGTTACGTCTGCGGGAGTACGGGACATTACTGTATATAGAAGACTTAGGGCTGCAGTGATTACAACCGGTGATGAGCTGCAGAATGCAGATACATCATTAGAACCCGGGAAAATCTATGATGCAAATGGAATCTGGCTGTGTGCGAGATTAAGAGAGATGGGCTGTGAGATACTACAGTATGAAACCGCGGGAGATGACAGGGACAAGATCACAGACAAGATCAGTGAGGTATTAAAAGAAGCAGATCTGATCCTGACAACCGGAGGGGTATCAGTAGGAGACAAGGATCTCGTTCCGGATGTCATAGAAAGCCTGAACGGCAGGGTACTATTTCACGGGATACGGGTAAAACCCGGAATGCCGACAATGCTTTCGGTAGTAGAGGACATCCCTGTTCTGTCGCTTTCCGGTAATCCATTTGCAGTGGCGGCATTATTTGAATTATTAGCCGGCGGATATCTGGCGGACAGGGCAGAAGAGGTATATACACAGAAGAAAGAGACAAAAGTGCTGAGACAGACATTTGTAAAGACCGGGAAGCCAAAACGGATCGTAAAAGGAAAATGTGATGAGGAAGGCGTGTTCCTTCCGCAGATTCAGAGAAACGGACAGCTTAAGAATGGGATTGGCAGCAATTGTCTGGTGGTATTCCCGGAGGGAGAACGGACCTATCCGGAAGGAGAAAAAGTTCAGGTGATCTGGATATGA
- the moaA gene encoding GTP 3',8-cyclase MoaA, whose protein sequence is MIDAAGRVIDYMRISITDRCNLRCRYCMPDGITQVSMAEILTYEEIRKVCILAAELGIQKIKITGGEPLVRKGCADLIGMIKNILGITQVTMTTNGVLLQDNLEALKKAGLDGINISLDTLDREKYQEITGTDACETVRQAVAAAAESGIRTKVNTVLQSDGDKTEWKALITLAESLPVDVRFIELMPIGYGKENTGVSNLELLDEIRKVYPDIRKDSKIHGNGPAVYYQIPGFTGGIGFISAMHGKFCKNCNRIRLTSTGDLKPCLCYGDTYPLKDLLRNGTEEEIRKQIKRAIEQKPAAHCFEEPGAITEAHQMAQIGG, encoded by the coding sequence ATGATTGATGCGGCAGGAAGAGTGATTGATTATATGCGGATCTCCATTACGGACCGCTGTAATTTAAGATGCAGATATTGTATGCCGGACGGAATCACGCAGGTGTCCATGGCGGAGATCCTGACGTATGAAGAGATCCGGAAAGTGTGCATACTTGCAGCAGAGCTTGGCATTCAGAAGATCAAGATCACAGGCGGGGAACCGCTGGTGCGGAAAGGATGCGCCGATCTGATTGGAATGATAAAAAATATTTTGGGAATCACACAGGTCACGATGACGACGAATGGCGTTCTGTTACAAGACAATCTGGAAGCGTTAAAGAAGGCCGGACTGGACGGGATCAATATCAGTCTGGATACGCTTGATCGTGAAAAATATCAAGAGATTACCGGAACCGACGCCTGTGAAACGGTACGGCAGGCAGTAGCGGCCGCCGCAGAAAGTGGGATACGGACAAAGGTGAATACGGTGTTGCAGTCTGACGGTGACAAAACGGAATGGAAGGCATTGATCACACTGGCTGAAAGCCTGCCGGTTGATGTAAGATTTATAGAACTCATGCCGATCGGTTATGGAAAGGAGAATACAGGTGTGTCGAATCTGGAACTTCTGGATGAGATACGGAAGGTATATCCAGATATCCGAAAGGACAGTAAGATACACGGCAATGGACCTGCGGTATATTATCAGATTCCAGGATTCACTGGCGGTATCGGATTTATCAGTGCGATGCACGGTAAGTTCTGTAAGAACTGCAACCGCATCCGGCTGACTTCGACCGGAGACCTGAAGCCGTGTTTGTGTTATGGGGATACCTATCCATTGAAAGATTTACTGCGGAATGGAACAGAGGAAGAGATAAGAAAACAGATAAAACGAGCCATTGAACAGAAACCGGCAGCGCACTGCTTTGAAGAGCCGGGAGCGATTACGGAAGCACATCAGATGGCACAGATTGGAGGATAA
- a CDS encoding iron-containing alcohol dehydrogenase: MYNFNYYTPTKVVFGKNTEDKCGELVKEQGCKKVMIHYGSGSVKRTGLLDKVKASLDEAKIDYIELGGAVPNPRLSLVYEGIELAKKEGVDFILAVGGGSAIDSAKAIGYGVANEGDVWDFYDKKRQATGCLPIGVVLTIAATGSEMSNSSVITKEDGWIKRGYRNDYGRPRFAIMNPELTMTLPDYQTACGCTDILMHTMERYFTNGGNMEITDSIAEGLMRTVIENARILINDPKNYDARAEVMWAGSLSHNGLTGCGAVVGGDFASHALEHEIGGLFDVAHGAGLAAIWGSWARYVYKDCLSRFEKFAMNVMRVDPEGTADDVALRGIEAIEDFFRELKMPTSIHELGINPTDEELKLMAHKCSIGCKGSKGSAKVLHEEDMYKIYKAAL; this comes from the coding sequence ATGTATAATTTTAATTATTACACACCAACCAAAGTTGTATTTGGAAAAAATACAGAAGACAAATGTGGAGAACTGGTAAAAGAACAGGGATGTAAGAAAGTAATGATCCATTACGGAAGCGGAAGCGTCAAACGTACCGGATTATTGGATAAAGTAAAGGCTTCCCTGGATGAAGCAAAGATTGACTATATAGAACTTGGTGGTGCAGTACCGAACCCAAGACTTTCACTGGTATATGAAGGAATCGAGCTCGCGAAAAAAGAAGGAGTAGATTTCATCCTTGCTGTAGGCGGCGGAAGTGCGATCGATTCTGCAAAAGCAATCGGATATGGAGTTGCCAATGAAGGGGACGTATGGGATTTTTATGACAAAAAGCGCCAGGCAACAGGATGTCTTCCGATTGGTGTTGTACTGACTATTGCAGCGACAGGAAGTGAGATGAGTAATTCTTCTGTTATTACAAAAGAAGACGGCTGGATCAAGAGAGGATACCGCAATGACTATGGAAGACCGCGCTTTGCAATCATGAATCCGGAACTGACCATGACACTGCCGGATTATCAGACAGCATGCGGATGCACAGACATTCTGATGCATACGATGGAACGCTATTTTACAAATGGTGGAAATATGGAGATCACAGACAGTATTGCAGAGGGTCTGATGCGTACGGTAATTGAGAATGCAAGAATTCTGATCAATGATCCGAAGAACTATGATGCACGTGCGGAAGTAATGTGGGCAGGAAGTCTGTCTCATAACGGGCTGACAGGCTGTGGCGCGGTTGTCGGAGGAGATTTCGCTTCCCATGCACTGGAACATGAGATCGGAGGACTGTTTGACGTGGCACACGGTGCAGGCCTTGCGGCAATCTGGGGTTCCTGGGCAAGATATGTATACAAAGACTGCCTTTCTAGGTTCGAAAAATTTGCAATGAACGTCATGCGGGTAGACCCGGAAGGAACCGCAGACGATGTGGCATTACGTGGAATCGAAGCCATAGAAGACTTCTTCCGTGAACTCAAGATGCCAACTTCTATCCATGAACTTGGCATTAATCCTACAGATGAAGAACTGAAACTGATGGCACATAAATGCAGCATCGGATGCAAGGGAAGCAAAGGATCTGCGAAGGTACTTCATGAGGAAGATATGTACAAGATATATAAAGCGGCACTGTAA
- the mobB gene encoding molybdopterin-guanine dinucleotide biosynthesis protein B produces the protein MKTESDKKKSGISAIILCGGKSTRMGKDKAGLLIGKKTFLQQIEEHVSGADEVLLSVKDRRDYPKIEARHIEDLEQDKGPLMGLCSALKECSHERVWVISCDMPLVDWDVAQELEDYLIDGIDAVIPVDKTGKKYVLCAWYRKSVWKILEEQLKTGDYKVQHVLENLRVCYVAVQGITDGAGKFYNINTPEEYRKIIPEKIKEKAQQTPVVSFVAYSGTGKTTFLEKLIPKLKAYGLKIAIVKHDGHRFDIDHEGKDSDRFTKAGADVTGLISSEKAVLMDNRTVDPEEFLKKIDGVDLILTEGFKHGPWPKIMLHRKENGKPMPLRPEECLAVISDVDVEDCENVFPLDDVGKTAVFLLQYIQQNMQHIENL, from the coding sequence ATGAAAACAGAATCAGATAAGAAAAAATCCGGAATCAGTGCCATAATCCTTTGTGGCGGGAAAAGTACCCGGATGGGGAAGGATAAAGCAGGACTTCTGATTGGAAAGAAGACATTTTTACAACAGATCGAAGAACATGTAAGTGGTGCGGATGAGGTGCTGCTTTCGGTAAAAGACCGGCGGGATTATCCGAAGATAGAGGCAAGACATATCGAAGATCTGGAACAGGACAAAGGACCGTTGATGGGTCTGTGCTCGGCGCTGAAAGAATGCAGCCATGAACGGGTCTGGGTGATATCCTGTGATATGCCGCTGGTTGACTGGGATGTGGCGCAGGAACTGGAAGACTATCTGATAGATGGGATTGATGCAGTGATCCCGGTAGACAAGACCGGGAAAAAATATGTGCTCTGTGCATGGTACAGGAAATCTGTATGGAAGATATTGGAAGAACAGTTAAAGACCGGGGATTATAAAGTGCAGCATGTACTGGAAAATCTGAGGGTATGTTATGTGGCAGTTCAGGGAATTACAGACGGAGCGGGAAAATTTTATAATATAAATACACCAGAAGAATATCGGAAAATAATACCAGAGAAAATAAAAGAAAAAGCACAGCAGACCCCGGTTGTATCGTTTGTGGCCTATTCCGGCACCGGTAAGACGACATTTCTGGAAAAACTGATTCCGAAGCTGAAAGCATATGGGCTTAAGATTGCGATCGTAAAGCATGACGGACACCGGTTTGATATCGATCACGAAGGAAAAGACAGTGACCGCTTTACCAAAGCCGGAGCAGACGTGACCGGTCTGATCTCCTCGGAGAAAGCGGTGCTGATGGACAACAGAACAGTTGATCCGGAAGAATTCCTGAAAAAGATAGATGGTGTGGATCTGATTCTGACAGAGGGATTCAAGCACGGACCGTGGCCGAAGATCATGCTGCACCGGAAAGAAAACGGGAAACCGATGCCGTTACGACCGGAAGAATGTCTGGCAGTGATCAGTGATGTGGATGTGGAGGACTGTGAAAATGTGTTCCCGTTGGACGATGTTGGGAAAACGGCGGTTTTTTTACTTCAGTATATACAGCAGAATATGCAACATATAGAAAATCTATAG
- a CDS encoding molybdopterin-binding protein, producing the protein MKLIRTEDAVGHVLCHDMTQIIPGVIKDARFRKGHIVTEEDIPVLLSIGKEHLYVWEKTEGMLHEDEGAERLRRITQNENMYPSVVKEGKIELLADVDGLFQVDVERLYDVNSVDEIMIATRHTNTAVKKGDKLAGMRVIPLIIDEKRLEEAEKKAGPEPLLKVTPWKLKTAGVITTGSEVYKGLIKDQFTPIVEKKLETFGIQMTKHVLCSDDTKMITDAIAEMKEAGVDLIICTGGMSVDPDDKTPGAIKASGAEIVTYGATTLPGAMLCLAYFEDDTPIVGLPGCVMYAKATVFDLILPRMAAGIKIERRDIIRMGHGGLCLGCKECHYPVCPFGKEA; encoded by the coding sequence ATGAAACTGATCAGAACAGAAGATGCAGTGGGACATGTGTTATGTCATGATATGACGCAGATCATTCCGGGAGTGATCAAAGATGCGAGATTCCGGAAGGGACATATTGTCACAGAAGAAGATATTCCGGTGCTTCTTTCCATAGGGAAAGAACATCTGTATGTCTGGGAGAAGACAGAAGGCATGCTTCATGAGGATGAAGGTGCGGAACGTCTGCGCAGGATCACGCAGAATGAAAATATGTATCCGTCAGTTGTAAAAGAAGGCAAAATTGAACTGCTTGCGGATGTCGACGGATTATTCCAGGTGGATGTCGAACGATTATATGATGTGAACAGTGTGGATGAGATCATGATCGCAACCAGACACACGAACACAGCGGTAAAAAAAGGCGACAAGCTCGCAGGAATGCGGGTGATTCCGCTGATCATAGATGAAAAGAGACTGGAAGAAGCAGAAAAAAAGGCGGGTCCGGAACCGTTATTGAAGGTAACACCGTGGAAATTAAAGACGGCAGGTGTGATCACAACCGGAAGTGAAGTCTATAAAGGACTAATCAAAGACCAGTTTACTCCTATAGTGGAAAAGAAGCTGGAGACATTTGGAATCCAGATGACAAAGCATGTATTATGCAGTGATGATACGAAAATGATCACGGACGCAATTGCAGAAATGAAGGAAGCGGGAGTGGATCTGATTATCTGTACGGGCGGGATGAGTGTAGATCCGGATGATAAGACACCGGGTGCAATCAAGGCTTCCGGAGCGGAAATCGTCACATATGGGGCAACGACACTGCCGGGTGCGATGTTGTGTCTGGCTTACTTTGAAGACGATACACCAATCGTGGGACTGCCGGGCTGTGTGATGTATGCAAAAGCAACCGTATTCGATCTGATCCTGCCGAGAATGGCAGCAGGGATTAAGATTGAGCGGAGAGATATTATCCGGATGGGACACGGAGGACTCTGTCTTGGTTGTAAAGAGTGCCATTATCCGGTCTGTCCATTCGGAAAGGAGGCGTAA
- a CDS encoding GNAT family N-acetyltransferase: MNTNEKKEITIRIAKEEDAEELLAIYAPYIEHTVITYEYDVPTVEEFRGRIRHVLERYPYLVAEVNGEICGYAYASAFHERPAGGWNVETSIYVDQNKKGMGIGTKLYDMLEKILKRQNVLNMNACIACTEHEDEYLTNASIHYHEHLGYRMVGWFTNCGYKFHRWYNLAWMEKEIGEHVADQPPVIAFTDIVEDISLQNGELRL; encoded by the coding sequence ATGAACACCAATGAGAAAAAAGAGATTACAATCCGGATTGCAAAAGAAGAGGATGCGGAAGAACTGCTTGCAATCTATGCGCCTTATATAGAACATACAGTGATTACATATGAATATGATGTGCCGACGGTGGAAGAATTCCGAGGACGGATCCGGCATGTATTGGAGAGATATCCATATCTTGTGGCGGAGGTGAATGGAGAAATATGTGGATATGCATATGCAAGTGCTTTTCACGAGAGACCGGCAGGAGGATGGAATGTAGAGACGTCTATCTACGTGGATCAGAATAAAAAAGGAATGGGTATCGGGACAAAATTATACGACATGCTGGAGAAGATATTAAAGCGGCAGAATGTGTTAAATATGAATGCGTGTATTGCATGTACCGAGCATGAAGATGAATACCTGACGAATGCAAGTATCCATTACCATGAACATTTGGGATATCGTATGGTCGGCTGGTTCACAAATTGTGGATATAAATTCCACAGATGGTACAATCTGGCATGGATGGAAAAAGAGATTGGAGAACACGTGGCAGATCAGCCGCCGGTGATCGCGTTCACGGATATAGTAGAAGATATTTCTTTACAGAACGGAGAACTCCGTTTATAA